ATTGACTGTTTCCTCTCAAGAAAAGCAAGGGTCGCTATCGCTCGAAATTACCGACAACTGTATTTGTGCACACACTTACCCGCCTCTCCAACTCGTCGCGTTTCCTCTCCAATGCCTAGATGCCTTGTTCAATCATCTCTACCTGCGTCTGAAGCGTCTCCGAGGCTCATCGGGCAGGAGCCGTTCGCCGAGTTTTTCCGCGAGGACAGTGTGGCGCTCATCGATGGAAAGCTGGTATCACGTGGCCGTTTCGCCACAATGGCATCTGACTCTGGGCATGTTCATACGGGAAATTTTTATAACTGAATGTTACTGTCTCCAGCCACCGTAGTCTCCTCGCTTGTCTGGCCGATCGCGGCGCGGGCGTTGTCGGCGAGCGCAGCGAGTGATTCGGCTGTCCAATAGGTGTATCCAGCTGTGGTGGGGATCTTGGCGTAGCCCATGATGGCTTTTCGGACGTCTTCGCTGACTCTTGTCTGGACGAAGTGGGTACTGAAGAAGTGTCTGACGTCTCTGATGGTGATGGTGTCGGGTAGATATGCGTCTTTGAGGGCTTATTTCCATTGGCGCTGTTCTGTCTAGCTGAAGTTGCTGGTTTCTGTTCCCGGTATGTTACTGTTCGATGGGGCCACCTTGGTTTGATGAATCCAGGGTTTCGACTTCGTTTGGTATCTAGTAGTCGAGGTGCTGGTGCAGACGCCTACCGTGCAAAGTGATGTATTGGGTGCCGTAATCCGAATGATGAATCAGATATGTGCTTTCACCGTGCGCTAATCGACTGGTCCAGAGCGACCAGAGACAGTGTTCTGTGGTACGGCGGCTCGACGACACGGCCACCCATGGCCCTTCTTCTGGCACTCGCGTCTGCAACGAACAATTCTCCTGCGATTCAGCCCACAGCCTGACCAACCGATCTTTGAGCCTCTCGGCATATTCCGTTCTCATAATTCCAACAATTCTTATCTAGGGAAAATCAGGGAAAAACTCAGTTCAAAACCTTGCTGTCAATCCAGAACTTTTCACAAGGTCAATGAAGACCTGCAAAGCTAAGGAATGTTGTTCCGTTCACGTCTGACACTGGGTGTCGTACTGGGTGCGACGTGACAGAGCACGAGTGGTGTCCGATGGAATACTGCGATGTTCGGTCAAAAAGCTACAGTCATATATCAATATTTACAGTTACCAGTTAGGAGGGATCAAGTGCATCCAAGGAATCCATGGAAGGATGTGAATCTTTCCGATTACGAAAGTCACATGAGTCTTGATTCCGTCCATCAGCTCCAAGCGTTGGATGAGGTCATGAAGGCGCAGTTCTCATCGGTAGATGCCGACACCATCATGATTTTGGGGGTAGCTGGCGGCAACGGGCTTGAACATATCGACTCTAACCGTGTTGCACATGTATACGGCGTGGATATCAATGAGAAATATCTGAGTGTCTGTCAGGAACGTTATCCTCAACTTCAGGGCGTTTTTACACCTGTTTTGGCGGACGTTACCGACCAGGATTTATCCCTGTCACATGCAGAGTTCGTGGTGGCCAATCTCGTGATTGAGTACATAGGCTATGAAGCCTTTCTGAATGTTCTTTCCTTAGTTCAACCGCGCTATGTGTCGTGCGTGTTGCAGGTCAACGAGGCAGACGGATTCGTGTCTCAGTCGCCGTACGAACAGACCTTCAAGGATATTGTCAATGTATATCACCACGTTGATGAGCACAGCTTGACGCAAAGAATGCATGAAGCTGGCTATATCAGGACTTTCCTTGATGACAAGGAATTGCCGAACAGCAAGAAGCTGCGCCGTTGCGATTATATGTTCGAGGCGTAACATCGACAGACCCGATGATTTTGGCTCAGGCTCGAACACTCACAAGGAATGCTGTGGATTATCGCGGTTTGCCCACCCTAGGCATCAACACCTATGAACGCGGATTCGGTATCAGAAAAAACGAGGCAGGGCGCATCCAACACTTCAGAGTATGACACACAATTGGGGGTCCGGACTGTTTTTAGCTTTGAAGTGTTGTGGCTGTAGGGCTGAATCGTGATTGTGTTTGGTGGGGTTGATTACGCACCCTGATATGGGCTGCGTTTTGTTCACATCAATTGCGCGACGTGATGCGCCAGCACCCCATACCCCCTAGCGCTCATTGTGAACTCGTCAAAGTATTGAAGCCCCAAAAGGGGCAAAATCCGGGTTAAAATGGCCTGATTTCCATCGATTGAGGGGTTTTATACTTTGGGAAGTTCACAATGAACGCTTAAAAAGCGAAACATGGAGCGGGCGACGGGAATCGAACCCGCGTAATCAGTTTGGAAGACTGAGGCTCTACCATTGAGCTACGCCCGCATTGGTGCGAAAGCGGCATTTGCCACTCTCACAGCAACCTGAGTAATTATACATGCACCCTAAACAAAGCGCGACACGATGGCTTCAGTTCCGCCACCACATACCTTATCAATCGCTCTCAGCCGCAAAAGCAGCATAAGCAACAACAACATAAGCACCAGCAAAAGCAGTACAAGCACGAGCAAATGCAGAAGCACGAGCAACATCCAGAGCATGTGAGACCGCTGCAGACCCGACTCAGTCAGCGCAGTGCCAGATGTGCCGCGATGAAGATCATCATGATGCCGATGATGATATCGAGCACCAGCCATGCGTATTCATTCTTGAACAGCTTTGACATCTTGGACGACAGGAATCCGAGCGCAACGAACCATACCACGCTGCAGAGCATCGCACCTGCGGCGAATGACCATTTGAGTCCAGCGCCGTAGGATGCCGCAATGCCGCCGAGCAGCACCAGCGAGTCGAGATACACTCCAGGGTTGAGGAAGGTGAAACCGAGGCATGCGACGAGACTTTTCTTCAACGTGGTCTGAGCCCCTTGCTGGAACTCATTACCGGAAGATTCGACCTCTCCTGCGATGGATGCAGATGCCGAGCCTCGTAGCGACGATGCCGACTGGGTAGCCATCGAATTGACCACATCTGAATCCGCATCCGCATCATCGCCACGACTATGCGAATCATCCAGGTCGCGTCCATCAACGCCTGCGCCACCGGCAAGGGCAAGGGCACGTGCCCTGCGCAGCCGAAAGCGAGACTTCAATCTCATGCATGTTTCGAACACACGCTTGAATGCAGAGAATCCATAGATAAGCAGTACGAATGCCCCGACCAAAGTGAGGGCTTTGAGCACGCCGGGATGTGCGGAGACCATGCTTCCCATCCCTGCGGTGCCAAGACTGATCAGCACAATATCAGCACCGATGCAGATGGTAAGTATCTGCGGAACGTATGCTCGCGCGATTCCCTGACGGATGATGAACGCGTTCTGCGCACCCACGGCAACGATAATTCCAGCCTGGCTGGTGAAACCGGCAATAAGAATAGACAAGACTAATGAACTCACAATCAAGAAGACTATGTGTTCTCAAACAATAAGTCCAAGTGTTTTTATTTATATATTATTAGTATTGCTTATGTTAAAATTCTTTGCAATACCGTCGTGCCAACCATTCGAAACCTTCATCGCAAACCGTGGTGCGATATCCAACAACCAGAAGAGCAGGAAAGGAAGTGCATACAGTGCCAAAGTCACCAACACAAGCCAGCACAGGAGCAGCACGACAGTCCAGCATGAAGCTCACAGCTCAAGAGTTCAACGCAATCAAGAAGATTCAGGATTCCAGTCAGACCCTTGATGACATGTCTGCAACGAGAATTGCCGAACAGATTCGCACACTCCCGCTGGAACAGCTCAACGCCTTGCAGACCATCCTCGAAACCGGCAGCTTCGATGCCGCGGCTGACGAGCTTCATATCTCGCAGTCGGCTATCAGTCAGCGCATCAAGAATCTCGAGTCTCAATTAGGCCATATCGTGCTGCAACGCAGCAAGCCGGTCAAGCCCACACAGGTCGGGCAGCTGCTCGTGCGGCTGGCTCGGCAGATAGAGCTCGCGCAGGACGAGGCAATCTCGATGCTGAAATCCGAACGAACCGCAAGTGCCGTCAACATCCGCATCGTGGTCAACGCCGATGCGCTCGAAAGTTGGGTGCTGCCAGCGCTTGCACCGGTGGTGCATCAGTCAATTTCCATCGACATTCGTCGTCAGGACGAGCATGTTTCGGCTGGACTGCTGCGTTCGGGCGAAGTCATGGCGGCCATCACCGCCGAAGGGCGTGCCGTGCAGGGCTGCTCGATCACCAGACTGGGGTCAATGCCCTATTATGCCGTTTCGACTGCTGAATTTGCTCGGCGATGGTTCCCGAATGGCATGAATCTGGACGCGGTCGAGCATGCACCCCTGATTCAATATGACCGTGAGGATCGCATGCAATATCTGTTCATACGACGCATCACACGCACCAAGGTTCATCCCCCCACGCATTACATTCCCACCTCTGTCGGATACAACAACGCGATTTCGCTCGGATATGGTTGGGGGCTTATCCCCAAGGCTTTCCTCGACAACTACCCCAAGGATGGTCTGGCATTGCTTTCGCCCGATCCTCTACTCCTGCCCCTGTTTTGGCAGCAGTGGAAACTCTCCTCCCCTGCCCTGGACGAAGTAGCCAATGCCATCATCTCTGCAGGGAGAAGAGTTCTGGTGTGACGAGCACGCGTCATGAATTCCGAATGCACGCGAACGTCCCGCGTATCAGGGTGCGGGTGTTAGATGCCTATTCGAGGAGGTTGGCGGTGGCTTCGGCGTTGTGGGCCAGATAGTAGGGCCGGATGGCGAGGATGCCGACCGCCATGCCCAACAGGAGCAGGATGGCGATGCCGACGCTGCCCGTGTACGGCAGACTCGCCAGACCCACCCTGGGATCCATGAGCATGATGGTCGACCCGTCCTGCGACACACTTGCCAGGACCGAGCCGTCCGTCTGGTACGAGACGGCCTGCACCGCGGACAGGTCGTTCGACCACACCGCCACCGCCCGCACCATGACGCTCGGCAGCCTGAAATAGCCGTCGGGAGCCTTCGTCTCCCGCAACGTCAGCATGCGAGCCTCCACACCCCGCACGACCAGCCTGCCACCCAAGCCCGTCACCAAGGTCTGGGTGGTGCCCGCCTCATCGTCCACGGCCAGCCGATACACGCCGTCACCGGCCTGCTTGAACTGGAGGGTCTGCACGCCCGAACCGTCAGACGCCAGCCGGTCAGCCTCGAACTCGGCTCCCGGAAGGAACTCGGTCGTATGGCTCCTGTCCGCCTTCACCAGATCCAGCTCGAACGAATACGCGTGCGCCGTAGCCGACAGCGAACTATCGACACTGCCATCCTGCATGGTCCTGGACAGGGTCACGGTATTGTCGTTCGACTCGACCACGCCACCCGCATCCGTCCACGAAGCATTCGCGTTCACCTTCGCCACGTAGCGCACCCGGATCAGGGCACCCACCGGCACCAGACTGTTCGACACCGGACTCGCGCCATTGTCCTGCGCGAACAGGGCCTTCAGCCCGTCCACCGTGAGCGTCTGCCCATTCACGCCCACACCCACCAGAGGGGTCACGTCCAGACCCGGAGACGGCAGACCATTACCAGGGTCCACGTCCATGGACACGCGCACCCCCGACACGTCCGGCAGCGTCAACCCAGGAGCGGCCACGTCAGACAGGGAGAACGCATACGACCCATACGCCGTCGCATGCCCGGCCAGGTCGGGGACCCTGGCCACGACCTCGAACTCCACGCCCGCGCCCACGTCGAACCCATCCACCCCGGCATCGTTCACCACACGCTTCGACAGGTCCATGCGCGACGTCTTCAACTCCGCCACCCCCAGACGATGCCTGCCATCCACCCCAGCACCCGCGAAATCAACCATCACACCCTCCACACCCTCCACACCCTCCACACCCAGAGCATCGTTGAACGCCTTCGTACCCACGATAATCGGCAGCGACTCACCAGACGAGTCCACGATCAGGTACAGGCCCGGACCCGCCACCGACAGACGCACAGTCCCACCATTCGAGAATGTCGTCGCAGGAAGACTCCCCTGCACGCCCCCCAAAGCCGAATCGCTCTTCCCAGCCAGCGCCTGCGCGAACGACTGCAGCTGCCCCGCATACGGGTCAAACGCCGAAGTAGTGTCATCCGACAGAGGGTCAGACGGATAGCCCAGCCACCGGGCCACCACCCAACCCATCGGATTCACCCCATCCACATTCGAACCACCAGCAGAACCAGCCGCAGACACGACTGCCGACCGCACAGACACCGGAGTCGACACCTTCACGCTCTCCAACGCACCAGTATGATCAAACGCCACATCCCCATAGTCACCAATCCGATACGCCGCCAACCCACCATCCGTCACACCCGACACATCGATGCCATACGAGGGAGGAAGCTTCACCTTCCACCCCTTGATAGTGGTCTTCACCGGCTCCGTCGCACGATTCGTCAAACCCTCAGTCGCAGTCCCATCCTGCTGACCCCACACATACAAGTCATAATCCTTCGACTCGTCCGTCATCAACGACTCCGGCAGCAGCATGTTCCCACCCGCACTCGTACGACCAGAACCCAGCACCTTCAACGGCTGCGCAGGATCAACCACCTTCCAACCCAAAACAGCACCATACTCAGAACTACCCGACAGACTCAACGCGCGCGAACCCGCACCACCAACCACTGCAGCAGACCAAGCATTTAACTTCTTGCCCGACTCCACGAACGTCAGACGCAACGAATCAGGCACAGACGAACCCGGAGCATTCAACACCTGACTCTGGTTCTCACTATGAGCAGACAGCAGCAGATTGCCAAGCTTCAAACGCAAAGCAGGACGCAACCTGGGACCGAGGACACCCACAGAGTTATTGGTCGGTGTACCGCTGGCGTTTACTAGGAACCTAAAGAGCTTGCTCCTCCACATAGCAGAACGTGTATGAGTGCCACCGTTAGAAGCAAGGTTAGTATCCGCTGAACCACCACTCGTGTGATTGAAATACTTTCTCACATCACCAATAGACAACGGAAACACCGTATATGAATACACCGAAGACTTCTGCTCCGTATAACTGTAAGAACCGCACCCTGTACCCCGAGCAGCAGTGCACACACCTTCAACCTGGGCGGCACGCAACAAAGACTTCTCGAAACTCGAATAATTAGCCGCACCCACCGCATCAGACACCTTAGCCAGATTCGACTTATACGAACCTGTCGCACTATCAAACGAATTACCATTACCGGCATCGTCGAACTTAAAATCACCTGTCACTACATTCTCAAAGAACAGCAACGCCTCACCAGCAGCAACCGACGTCGTAGCCGACTTCGACCACGTCTCATTCAAACCATAATCAGCGTCAGGCACACTCGCCACAGCACCCTTAGCCAAGGTCTTATACCCACCAGACACCTGCTTCGAATCATAGGTACCAACATTACCCTGTTTACCAAACACAATCTTGCGCGTATTCGCCCAACCATTCGACACCACCGGAAGCGCACCAACATTCAACGTACTGAAATAGCCATCAGGACCCAGCTCAACCGTATCCGCAGACGCACGCTCAACCGGCGAAAACACCAGCACACCAGACAACACGACCATGAAAGACAAGACCAGGGCTGCAACAGCGCAGATCCCTCGACTCACTACGCTCGCTCTGGTTGACGGCGAACAGGAACGACCGGCATGACCGTAGCGAACATGACCTAAATGACGCTCAAAGAGAGAAGCAGCTGCACGCGAAAGCGCTGAGCCGACACGAGACCATAGCACACGAAACATACCCATGAGAGCACCAACCATCGAAGCCTAAAACGGCACCCCCCCCCCCGCGACCGCAATCAAAGCGTTAGGTTCAACGGAGAGAACATGCAACGAACATGACGAACAACATTATACATGACGTATTGTTTATATCTCACAGCAGATAAGCAATCACACAACAGAATGCCACACATACGGTCCGCAACAACGAAAAAACAGCCAACGCCAGCAGCGAGCTTCGCGCCATCACCAAAGCATGCAGTTCATGACCTGGGCAATGACATCCGACACGACATCAAAGACCCCAGAAGCCACGGAACCAGACGCCCAACGCATCGCAGCATAGATGTCAGACTGCCATTATACTGACAAATGACTCCAAAATGATATTATTGTTGCAGATAACTACCGAAAGGACACAATCCATGAGCACCGACACCACGCGAGTACAGATACGCACCAGCAAGCAACTCAAGCAACAGGCGACCGAAACATTGGGCCGCATGGGACTGGACATGACGGGAGCCATCAACATGTATCTCCAGCAAATCGTCAACCTGCAGGAACTCCCCTTCACCCCCACCGCCATGGACATCAACACCCAGGCACGATGGGAGGCCGAACACCACGTCGGCGCAACATTCTCCACGGTCGGCGAACTCATGAAAGACCTCAACGGGGATGATTAACGCCATCAGACGTACACCCAGCTTCAAACGCGACTGGAAGAAACTCAACGCCAAACATGCCAATGCGCGAAAACTCGAACAGGCCATCGAATCCATTGTCCGTAACGATGCAAAACTGCTGAGACAACTGCACGACCACGCACTCACCGGGCAGTGGAAAGGGTACCGTGAGCTGCACATCGAAGGAGATTGGCTGCTCATATACCGCATCGAGCACGACACCCTCACACTTGTACTCACACGGACAGGGAGCCACAACCAACCATTCTGACCTCCAGTGTTGTGACCGGAATCAGCATCAGTGTTACCGTCATTACCAAAGCCTTCAGCTGGAGCGCTCTAGGGCCACGGTCCGCACGGGCACCGCACCACTCACGCCCCGAACTTGGTGAAGAGATCATCGCCATTCACCCTGAGACAAAGTCGTTTTCAGACCAAGCCCCACTGACATCGGTGAAGTGCCTGGCGCAACCCGAAACCAGCGTTGTTCGTATTGTTATTGTTCGAATTACCGTCTTTCCTCACATTGAACGCATTGTTCGCGTTGTTCCAGTTAGCAGAACGCATCCAAGAGCCAGAAGCACTATTAGCCAAGATATCTAAATATGACAATAACTTATTTCACCCACATATTCAGCATGACGTTGAGATAGCGTGCTGTCATCACAATCGACCGCCTTCAACCTCAATCATTCAAGGCACAGCAGAACCACGGCGG
This Bifidobacterium sp. WK041_4_12 DNA region includes the following protein-coding sequences:
- a CDS encoding class I SAM-dependent methyltransferase, encoding MNLSDYESHMSLDSVHQLQALDEVMKAQFSSVDADTIMILGVAGGNGLEHIDSNRVAHVYGVDINEKYLSVCQERYPQLQGVFTPVLADVTDQDLSLSHAEFVVANLVIEYIGYEAFLNVLSLVQPRYVSCVLQVNEADGFVSQSPYEQTFKDIVNVYHHVDEHSLTQRMHEAGYIRTFLDDKELPNSKKLRRCDYMFEA
- a CDS encoding LysE/ArgO family amino acid transporter — protein: MSSLVLSILIAGFTSQAGIIVAVGAQNAFIIRQGIARAYVPQILTICIGADIVLISLGTAGMGSMVSAHPGVLKALTLVGAFVLLIYGFSAFKRVFETCMRLKSRFRLRRARALALAGGAGVDGRDLDDSHSRGDDADADSDVVNSMATQSASSLRGSASASIAGEVESSGNEFQQGAQTTLKKSLVACLGFTFLNPGVYLDSLVLLGGIAASYGAGLKWSFAAGAMLCSVVWFVALGFLSSKMSKLFKNEYAWLVLDIIIGIMMIFIAAHLALR
- a CDS encoding ArgP/LysG family DNA-binding transcriptional regulator, which translates into the protein MKLTAQEFNAIKKIQDSSQTLDDMSATRIAEQIRTLPLEQLNALQTILETGSFDAAADELHISQSAISQRIKNLESQLGHIVLQRSKPVKPTQVGQLLVRLARQIELAQDEAISMLKSERTASAVNIRIVVNADALESWVLPALAPVVHQSISIDIRRQDEHVSAGLLRSGEVMAAITAEGRAVQGCSITRLGSMPYYAVSTAEFARRWFPNGMNLDAVEHAPLIQYDREDRMQYLFIRRITRTKVHPPTHYIPTSVGYNNAISLGYGWGLIPKAFLDNYPKDGLALLSPDPLLLPLFWQQWKLSSPALDEVANAIISAGRRVLV
- a CDS encoding isopeptide-forming domain-containing fimbrial protein, producing the protein MVVLSGVLVFSPVERASADTVELGPDGYFSTLNVGALPVVSNGWANTRKIVFGKQGNVGTYDSKQVSGGYKTLAKGAVASVPDADYGLNETWSKSATTSVAAGEALLFFENVVTGDFKFDDAGNGNSFDSATGSYKSNLAKVSDAVGAANYSSFEKSLLRAAQVEGVCTAARGTGCGSYSYTEQKSSVYSYTVFPLSIGDVRKYFNHTSGGSADTNLASNGGTHTRSAMWRSKLFRFLVNASGTPTNNSVGVLGPRLRPALRLKLGNLLLSAHSENQSQVLNAPGSSVPDSLRLTFVESGKKLNAWSAAVVGGAGSRALSLSGSSEYGAVLGWKVVDPAQPLKVLGSGRTSAGGNMLLPESLMTDESKDYDLYVWGQQDGTATEGLTNRATEPVKTTIKGWKVKLPPSYGIDVSGVTDGGLAAYRIGDYGDVAFDHTGALESVKVSTPVSVRSAVVSAAGSAGGSNVDGVNPMGWVVARWLGYPSDPLSDDTTSAFDPYAGQLQSFAQALAGKSDSALGGVQGSLPATTFSNGGTVRLSVAGPGLYLIVDSSGESLPIIVGTKAFNDALGVEGVEGVEGVMVDFAGAGVDGRHRLGVAELKTSRMDLSKRVVNDAGVDGFDVGAGVEFEVVARVPDLAGHATAYGSYAFSLSDVAAPGLTLPDVSGVRVSMDVDPGNGLPSPGLDVTPLVGVGVNGQTLTVDGLKALFAQDNGASPVSNSLVPVGALIRVRYVAKVNANASWTDAGGVVESNDNTVTLSRTMQDGSVDSSLSATAHAYSFELDLVKADRSHTTEFLPGAEFEADRLASDGSGVQTLQFKQAGDGVYRLAVDDEAGTTQTLVTGLGGRLVVRGVEARMLTLRETKAPDGYFRLPSVMVRAVAVWSNDLSAVQAVSYQTDGSVLASVSQDGSTIMLMDPRVGLASLPYTGSVGIAILLLLGMAVGILAIRPYYLAHNAEATANLLE
- a CDS encoding type II toxin-antitoxin system RelB/DinJ family antitoxin, coding for MSTDTTRVQIRTSKQLKQQATETLGRMGLDMTGAINMYLQQIVNLQELPFTPTAMDINTQARWEAEHHVGATFSTVGELMKDLNGDD
- a CDS encoding type II toxin-antitoxin system YafQ family toxin, which translates into the protein MINAIRRTPSFKRDWKKLNAKHANARKLEQAIESIVRNDAKLLRQLHDHALTGQWKGYRELHIEGDWLLIYRIEHDTLTLVLTRTGSHNQPF